The genomic DNA TCTCTCCCATGCCACCTTTCACCTAGGAGTATAAACGAGTACCAACagattgtcagggaagcctgatgaaatgctgggggtgACCTTGCGATGGACTGGCAACTCAtcggtgggggggggggggggaatagtTATACTCCTCTTTATGATAAAGTGAAACCGGGATAAGTTCCTGCTGAGTGGTTCAATTTGCTCGACTATGGAGCCAAGGAAGGCCAGTTTTGatcttgtaaaattattttatggcCAGGGATTTTTGCTGTATCCCTAACAAAATCAACTGTTGACTCTCGTGATTGATACTTTGTACATAGAAGAGTTATCTTCTGAGagttggaaaacaaaacaaaagttatcaaaacaaccaatcagaagaacagtttacattatcattagCCAAAGAgaactcaaagagaaaacaagcaaactgcttcaAGAGCAGGAAAAATGCGAATGAGCAAGTTGCAATTGTTATTAGTTTCGCATCCGCTTGGTTGAGAGGATAGCTCAAGTTTTCTGGGCCAACCAACGAGCAGAGTTATtagtttttttattgtaaatttagGCCTCACGGAAAGATACCCCACCCATGGAAACCGTAACCCCCTGAAATCTCAGACATGCGTAGATTACATTACTTTGTAACACTGCCTGATAAAAGGAACGCGGGCTCATGCCGAGGGTTGTTTACATCAAAGTTGCAGATTTGTGTTAATTAATTGCCGGCCGACTCGCTGACGAGAACTCCTGATGGCTCGTAAAAGACCTCACGGCAGCCAGTTTTCTGGTAAAAATCAGCCACCAGCCAAAAAGAAGCTGAGAAAACATgaacattattttgaaaaagttgaaaaaaaaaagcgttgcGGTGCAAGTTTGCAACtttttaagtgaagaaaaaatcgATCGACTCAAGAGAGAGTGCAAGAGTTTGAGGTCTGAAAACGCCAATCTAAAAGGAACAGTCAAAACCTTACGACGCAGTATAGGTAAGTGATATTATTTCAGGAGGGAATGGAAATGCAGACTTGCAAATGTCTAAGAATAATACCGCAGATTGCCTGAGCCACGAACTACGGTGAATGATTTTCATTCCCATTCTGAATTCTCGGCGGTTTTAACTTACGCGATCGCTAATGACACTATTTTAAGAGGATTTTAATCATAAACCGATAATACTCCCACCgaacagaagcaaaaaaaaaaactcgaaaataaagacaaagtaGTCGATATGGCTGCATGGTCAGTATTTTCAGGCTTTTTCTTGCTTAACTATTTGGAGCGGCGATTAACGCAAGGGAGGCAGTACGCGCactcaaaagcgaaaaaattaaactgcGGACTAGATTCCCTCTAAAGGTTCGTacctaagaaaagaaatgtacagagaagtTAATTTTTTCGGTCAGCAGATCATAAGGACGCGTATCTTTGAGTGTCACACAGTATCGAGAGTTTTACGAGTGAAGTTTTGAGGCTTGTgttagaagtttttatcaacaTGAACAAAATTATCTGCGTACGGACCACCGTGGAAACACAATAGTTTCAATTATTCAACCTTGCAATTGTGATAACAATGTTTTTGCCAAATTTAAACTACACATTCTAAATATACCTGGTCGATAAGATTTCTGGCAGGACATTTTTACATTGTATTCTGTTTCAATACTCTATCATGTGAAATCAGTTACATATAACTAATTTTTATTGTGTCaccttttcataatttcagtATTTGTAAAAGGAAGGAACATCCAATTGAAAAAGGACGTGTTGAGGCTTCAAACTCAACTtaaaaagtgtcaaaaaaatCTGACGtctactgaaaaaaaggaaaaacaagtcagACACAAGCTAAGGGGGACAAGATCTGCTTCCTCaaagctaaaacagaaattacaGGGCAACAGTGAAATTGCCAAAAAGGGGTATTCCCTTGTGGAGACATTTGCCCATGGTCACAATGGACACAACCAAAGGACCTTGATGTTTATGGCTTGTGTCAGATACATGCAACATGCATCTTTGTTATCATATCAAAAGACACCTGTAGCATTACAtctgattttcaatattttgttcaattgtAGCCCCCCAACAAACTTCATTGTCTCCCCAACTACACTTTCTGACTGGAATGTTCTCCTAGGTGAAGCCGACAAACTAATTTTACGCAAGCGCTTTTCAAATTCCAAGTATGATTTTCATCTCTGGAGTGATGACTCCCACAAAGGAGGAGAGGAGAGGCATATAGTGGGTGTTCACACCTGGTGTCCCTTAGAGAGCAAGCCAAGAGCTTATGTCCTTGCAAACAGCCTAACAGCAAGTGGGTCTGAAAAACACCAGTCTGATGTAGATTACCACGTTGTAAAAAATGAATATGATATTACCAATGTTTCAGGGTTGGTTGGGGACAATGCCTCTACCCAAAAGGGAAAAGTAAACGGTCTTTTAGCTAACAATGccaaaagttttggaaaagagatgttttttgtAGGATGCTACCCACATGTACTAAACATTATGCTGAGAAGAATGTGCCAGGTTTGGGGCCAAGGGTGACATGAGCAACCCCCATGTTTTACAATTACTCTATAAAATATCTTGGCTCCATCATGAGCGTCCAAGCCAATACAAAGTTATGTATGTTTCTCTTGGTATTCTAAGTAAAGAGCCACCCCTTCCCCAGACATTCATAGACACAAGGTGGACATATTATCATGAAACTCTCCAGTGGTATCTCAAGTATGGAAAAGCTTGTTTACAGCTCGCTGAGTGTCTCCTTGAAAGATTGCCAAAATCAGATAGCCACCATACTATTTGGCAAGATGTCATTAAGCTGAGCTCCAGTCCTATGATTCAAGTCgaaatcaagtttttgtttgaattcctCGATAAGTTTATCATCCCATCTCTGAATACATCCCAAGCTAGTGATGCAGAACTTGGATTCTCCAGTGGTTACCTAGCAAGGTTATGGCCAGCAACTGTTCTGAAGCACCATGAAACTTTAAGTAAAATGTTGATGTCTCCTgcagaatattttcctttaacatcACAACAGGTGAAGATGTCATTGAAGGACCCAGCAGCTATCAACCATTTTCAGAAACAAGTGCAGAGGCCAATGTTACAAGAAGCAATTAAAGTAATCAAAGATCATGGAGCAGAGTGGTTAACTTTTCCCAAGTTGTTTGGAATGGGAGCTGATCAGAGATACCAAAGTCCTTTCTGGCATTCAGTTTTAAAGCTTCTTGAAATTCCAGTCAGATCTGAATATCAACAAGAAAAGTCAGTGAACAATTTCTTTCATGTACAAGGACAGAACATTCTAACATTGGTGTCTAAGGATAGAGTTGGATTGATTAAATGGGCCACTCTTTGGAAATTGATGGAACCACAATTGCTCAGTGAGATCAAAGAAATTGCTTCATCACCACACAGCTCACTCATAAGTAAAGAAGCCACTCCAAACCTGTTTGAGTTCTATGCCAAGCACATTTTCAGTCTTCCAGTTAACAATGTTCTTGCTGAAAGACAGTTCAACCTCTCTCAACTGTATCTTAATGATAACATGTCAGAGTTATCAAAACAGGCCTCAATCacatttgttgaaaatattctgCATAGTGGAAAAACCAACACCAGGACCACAGAAGCAGCACGTGAAGTTCAcgaagaaagaatgaaagaatatACCCAAATGCTCACCACAGACGTTTTGCAAGAGGCAAGAAAGAACCTAAACAAGATTAGAGAAAACTGCACACATGGGCCACTTACTGCAAAGGATGTTTACCCTAGAGCTTGGgtagaaaagaaagtaaacaataacttACCAGAAACAATTCAGTCACTAAAAGCAGATGGTCGCAAGCTTAAACTTCAATGGAAGGCTTCTGCCAAGGGAACATCTACACTGGAGGGACAGAGGTCATTCAACCCAACAGTAATTGATAAAGTTACCTGTACACATGATGGACAAGTTCCAAGACTCATGCAGCTAGCGGCACTAAAGGTGTGGAACTATGGGGAGGAGCTACCAATTTATGATCTACCAAGAGAATGCCAGTTGTGTCTACAAAATCTTCCAAATGTCTTCCAGCCTCCAACTACTCATCTTTCCACATCCCACATGTCTGAACATGTTACACTGTTGCCTGCACATGAAGAATAGAGTAGTCATGAGGGGTGGCTcagtaatttttaaatgttttagatTTGTACATATAAGAATTGATTTCACCGACCACACTGCATGAAATAAATATGTCTCAGCATGTATGCATTTTTACACACAGAGATGCATCTAATAATTGATTAATGTTTCAACACAACATGTTAGAATTAACCTGGTAAAAGCATGTTGTATATGCCATGTTTACTTAGTAAAGTGAACATAGCTTAATATCTTAGTATATGTACATGTAGCATGTTAGCTTTTTGGTTTACAATATTGCCACTGGTTTTACAGGGTAAAAGTGAAGTGCATGGTGCCAAAGTTGAGACATGCATGTACAATCATGTTGTATTGgatcttgaattaaatgaatTGAATATTACATTCAAAATGAACAGTAGGTGTATGAAGCTATGATGTatctgattttaaattgttatgTATGACTGTAGCTTTGTAGAATATTGAACAAACACTGAATTGCTGTCACTAAATTTCAGCAGTTTAAGAACATAATAAATGTAATACTTAACTACATGTAGATTATATCATTATACTGTTGCACATGTACAACTTAACATATCACTAGCAGTATGTAACTTttaatgtgataagaacatgACTCGTGTATAAGTACTCTTGTTCAATAGGCATAATATTTTGCACAGGAAGGGCAAATCAAAATGATGCAGCTAATGTTATGTTGCACATAGTTAGTATACAATGATTAACAGTTACTGTAATAAATTAGAGTGGAACACTGGATCTGTTAAAAATGTGCCAAGTTTATTATCCTGTCTTTCCTTATTCTGTGTAAAAGATAAGTAATACCATTCTGACCCGTAATTAATCCTCTCTCCCCTTTAAACGTTTTTCTTCTACAATTAAATATATCTACATCAATGGAATTTTTCTTACATATACCTGACTTGTAATGACCAGTTCAACAACCAAACTTTACCTGGACCTATACTAATTATTGAATATGCAGTGTGGTCGAAAAAGAATCAGTGTATTGCTCAATCCTCTACATTCAAAGTGCCCAAAAGAAATGAGCATTAATTTGACAATCGATACCAGTCAAACATCATCTCCGTAATCCGTAGTAAGTACCAACGAGTACCCGAGAAGTGATTGATAAATTGTTCTTGGCTCCTGTTGACGATAAAACCGGAGTTCACTCTCGATCTCGAGTGGGCGATATTGAAAGTAGGCTAATTGACCCTTTATCACCAACACACCCCAAGATAGGGGTCAAGATAACTAATTTATATTCTTGCCTCGTGCATTGTGCGCTTGCTGTAATTTCGAGCTGCTCTGAGTACATTACATCAGTCGATATATTATTTCACTCCTCCATGGTATCTTGAGCGCGCGtcaaaaaaatgtgaataactTTCAAACGAACAACGATGGACTCCAAAACTCAGTTTGCCTTGAAAACACGATGCCCACTCCTAAACTTGTCCGTTTCGAAATTCCAAATAATAAACACCACGCGCAATGAACGACAAAACAGTacgaaaaattagaatttctaCCACTTAGtcgatgaaaaggaaaaaaataaaacggtaGAATCTTCAACTTCGTCGCAGTCTTCCCGGTTTATGTGTTAAACTACCTGAGACTTCGTGTTAAGACAAGATATTCAACGGTAAAGTTTTAAGAGTGTTGAGGAGAGAAGTAAACATAGGAAAGGGCCTATTCTGCGCATgtctgaaattttccttagctCACGTGCATACGCTGTTCCGTGAGGCCTAAAATTAGTCTACATAAGATCACTTGATATTActgaaaaatttcattacttaaaagattttttctcaATTGATAAATCGAACCCGTCATTTATTAACTATTTTTTGTTCGTTTAACCGATACATActattatatttttcagttcaCTTTGCAACTAGATAATTGTGTAATAGCGGAGCTTGCCTTGCACGGCGCGCCGCAACGCCTCATACCCTCAAAAACGATGGTAACATAATTGTAACCCATCAAGCAGAGACGATTTTATAGTCAAGacataattttgtaattttattttgtataataGGTTTGTTTATTAGACTTAAAATCTGTATCTGGTATGTATTATAAACCTTTCCATTCTAATGCTGTAGTAGAAGCTATTATATGTGAGTATGTTTTACTGCCGCGGCTATTTTCACGAAAGAATTAAAACTAAAGGTTGAGCCAAGACGGTAAAGTTATGACTTTCTTTTATCATTCCTTCATGTAACTAATTTTTTGGCCAAGATTTAGGATTCGTCATCTTTTTCTTCTAATTCGTTAGCCCATTCCTGTAGTTGCTTGCCGCGACACGATTAATCTGTTCATAGTAAAAGAGCGAACCCAAAAATTCTTAGTCAAGGGAACCAATCATCTAGTGTGGGAGTAAGGTCCCTAAAATAAATAGCTGTGGACACTATTTGATCTAACatctaaggttttttttgttttgttttgtttttggttttttttcacctgCAATTATAACTATACATTGATCAGTATATTTCTTGATCACTAAAAGTAAAGATTCCTTTAATTACTTCACAAGTTGTAGCTTTCGCTTGTAGCATATATAACACTTCAGTCTTgcctgaatttaaaaaaatcagcgaCTACGGTGCAAGATTCAAGTGCAGAACGGGGATGCATTTCTCAGAGAGACATCACCTGGATTGGAGTTTATTATCTGTAAATGAATAATAGTCCTTGACTGGCCGTTATTCTCCTATAATCAGTGTTTTTTATGCTGCCCTATAGGCACACAGATCTATTGGTTATATACAATATCTAAAAACTTTGATTAAGCTGTAAGGATTTGAGGATTAGGGACGTTTCGAAACGTTTAACTTTTAACCTAGAGTCTTCGGTGACCACTTGCATCCGCTCTCCATAATTTTAAAAGTCAGCGGTTCCAAAAGTCTCCTGAAATGTTATAAAATTTCATGCTTTTTGCGAAAGAAACTGAGAAAGTGACCAGCCAGAAATTACACTTGCATTCGTCTAACGAAGCGAAGAGAAGTCAAGAAACAATTATTGTTATATTATATCTTTTATGATAAGTTCTtccttaaataaatattaaagaaaGGAATTCTTCATTTATACTTTCAATTTTCACCACCCATTCTCAAAAGCTTGCTTTTTTCCAGCACCTGTGAAATTTAATTCCATAGAgtataaacaaacaaatccaGAAGTTAGGCACTGAAAAGCAAATACCGAAGTTATTATTCTTAACCCTCGATTCTGTTCATCCGTCAGGACGGACGAGGTAGAGTCTGTAGTAAATAGCGCGAGCTATTTCATCAATAGACAGCTAAAACTGATTGCAGTGGAATGAGAAAATTTATAGACCCTCATGGTTCACTTGCTCCCTTTCTCTGAACATAACGTATTGATTTGTTGGCCTAAAAACCGAaagtaaggaaattaaaaagggaataggaaaaaggaaggaaaagaattaAATACAATTCATAATAAACAAGAAGTCAGTTACGTGTCCTACTCTGTGTGACATATTCACCTTCTTTTTTTGCTCAAGCTAAAAATATACCACTGGCCATGGAAAtctcagaaaagtaaaatgctATCTGAGTTTACTAGTGGCAAAATGTTTTATGTGTTATACTATTGTTTCTGCATTTTTACTCTTTCCATTCAGATCAAGCATAGTAATAGAAAATGAGCGTTCTTTTGGTCTTGAGTATTCACGAGACAAATCGTTCGCGGCACCTTCAAattcttcttttaacttttgtagATCAGACGTTATGTCTTTTAGTCGTTCCTTGAAATCCAGGAAGTTTTGCATCATTGACATCTTCCTGCTGCTAAGAATCAGTCCTAGAAGAAGGATTGTAGAGgacatttaaagaaatgaaccaCTAAATTAATCCCTGAACATATTACTTTTGTCTTTCCGATTGTCAGTACACAAATAGGCGATATTTGATTCGGTCATTAATCGTTTGAATGAATGACCATTTTCTCACTGAAAAACGGACTTACATAATTACTTATTATTTGACTGACAGAGCGACCTTTCAATAAGTATTGAACTGTTTCATGTAACGAAGGTTTCCACAtctttgattaaaatctcaCCGGCTGATTGGATGACGGACAGACCGACTGCCTGACTaactaactgacagactgaccgactgaccgactgaaGGACGAGTGACTGTCTCATTGTCTTTGATTGccatctgaatttaaaaatatagaattacacCAATACCACGAATTAgtctggctgactgacagacagactgactgactaactgactggctgactgacagacagactgactgactaactgattgactgactgactgactgcctgcctaactaactgactgacagactgaccaacTGAAGGACGAGTGACTGTCTCATTGGCTTTGATCGccatctgaatttaaaaatatagaattacacCAATACCACGAATTGGTCcggctgactgacagacagactgactgactaactgactggctgactgacagacagactgaccgactaactgattgactgactgactgactgcctgcctaactaactgactgacagactgaccaacTGAAGGACGAGTGACTGTCTCATTGGCTTTGATCGccatctgaatttaaaaatatagaattacacCAATACCACGAATTAGTCcggctgactgacagacagactgactgactaactgactggctgactgacagacagactgactgactaactgattgactgactgactgcctgactaactaactgactgacagactgaccaacTGAAGGACGAGTGACTGTCTCATTGGCTTTGATCGccatctgaatttaaaaatatagaattacacCAATACCACGAATTAGTCcggctgactgacagacagactgactgactaactgactggctgactgacagacagactgaccgactaactgattgactgactgactgcctgactaactaactgacagactgaccaacTGAAGGACGAGTGACTGTCTCATTGCCTTTGATCGccatctgaatttaaaaatatagaattacacCAATACCACGATTTATATTAATTAAGATAGaacagttttcttcaaaaggtatctgttttatatttactcTGCAGGAACCTATGGTATATTAATTTAAGAAgtagttaccttttctcttcttgCGTACCGTTGGTTTACAGTTGGTGTAGACTTCCCAAAGTTTGCCGATGATCATTAGGAAGGTAAGTATTCCCAATAAGGCCAATAATATAAATTTGATCATTTGTGAGCCGGTGGAGAATAACCCTTCCATTTCATCGGAAAAATCTGCTGTCtacgaagaaacaaataattttcaaactctTGATTGCATCGGAATAAATGCTAAACATGAAGAGAAGAATGGCGCGTGGTGAAATATAGAAAACtcacaaaagaaacaataaacttCCTGTAATTCAGCAGGGATAGGTTGCTCTTTGGCAGTGTCTTTTGCAACTGCAACAATATCCGCTGATAACTCTTTCAGGCTTTCCCCGCAAACCGAAAGCTGAGTTTTTCTAGCCAATACTTCGTCATCAGAATCGTTCGTGTCATTCGGTGACGCCATTACGCCATGGCTCACGTGAGCCAGGTAATATTCCATTGGATAATTGATGTTACGAATCATTCGGATCTGCCTGTTTCGTTTTAAACCAGATTTATCCAAAAAGTGAAATGCAGTGTTGCGATCCACCATTACTCTTCCAATTGTTCCTTGGCTAATACTTTCTTGCATTTCATCCAGGTTGTTGAACTctgttaatgaaaaatttatttgattagtTCGCCAACGCAAATTCTTACAttaataaaatgagaaaaagcggcagaaaaatttctctttagagTTTTGATACAAAAGTATATGAAATACAACTGAAATTAAAAGGTCatttttaagcttatttttttaccttcgtAGTCGTTCCTGAAGAACAATGGTTATGCAACGCGTTATACAAGAACATTGAAATAACCTGAAAAGAATTACTTACTGACAAAGTCTGCGTCCAGCTCCATAGCGACTACATGCGTTTCAGGATTCCTGTTGGACACACCCACCTAACAAGTAAATTAGCGTCAGACAAATTTTTATATGCCAGTTGGGCCCTGGTAGATTGCGCAAGAATGATTTTCGGTCTATGGTTCATGtctattttcaggttttcaatgTCTTGTAAGAAGAGGGTTACCGCGGTATAGAATCGTTCGTTGTCTAAAGGAGTGGGCATACCCGTAGTAAAGATTACATCGTTTATAGTTCCCGCTTTCACAGGCAACAAAATAGCGCCGAAGAGAAACTTACATTTTGACTCGTCAAGTCACTGCTTCTCGTCTGGAATCCAATAGTTAATTATGTTTTGTCAGAGCAAGTATGTATCTCAAAATTAAGAAGATTTCATGTTTAATTGACAACAAATATATACTTTAGActtcgtttgtttcttttttctttttttgtaaagcGCACTTAAGTAAAAAGtagcataattttcaaaaacgaGTTTAATTTTGAGCACCATTTGACAAATGATCGAGTAATACCACTAGcataatatgctacttttactaGCACAATCTATAAAGGCTTATTGCCAGATGATAAGTACTTTCCTCTTGCAAAGAATATGAAAAACCTCTAAAACGAAAGTACACTTAAGTTGTAGTTCCGGAAAGACCCACCCTAAATAATAGGAATAGGGAAGGCATTGTTGTTGAAAGGGCCAACAATATCCGAAGTTGTACAAAACCAGAGCAATTTTCCACTTcgacaatcaattaaaattgtttaatgcTAATTTCATTCTTCCATACAACTTGCTAACTCGGACTCAGGTAGCTCATAATTCCTAGCTTAGCTGTTCGAAGTCTGAGTAGCGCTAATCCGGGGTTAATTTCATGCGGGTTTCTTTACACCTTTGTTCAGCAACCTCTTTcgaataattttctctatttttttttcctaagagCATTTGATAAGTGTGGACAAATCGTAACAACCTTTCTTTacagctttcagatcttaaataaGATTTCACATTACTGCTGAGTTATCTGAACCCTGCTTTTAACAACTCGGCCCTGTGACTCAAAGGATTGAGTCTCAGGGCCGAGTTGCATTTTAGCTGTTCCTGAGTTCGATCGATGAGGGTAGGATCCATTTATTGGTAAAATAACTTTTCCAGGGAAAGGCCTTTCGACGCTTCGTTTaggataaattgaaaaatgtaggGAATCTAATTTGAAACCAAGAAAATAATCACTGATttatttccttacaatatcacccctgaatcaaacattaaggtcacgagaataaaagaaatgatcaccgattaaagaaactcttgattgttaaaaataattcttttttccagcaccttaagaaatgtatagagaaaacCATAGAGAAGAcgcataatgatgttagggtgcaaagggttttAGGTATTCATGTTAGGGTTACTAACCTTTTTGCCACCGATGTCCCTACATCTCGTACCATCCAGGGAAGCTTGGATAGCATTTGTCATTAAGGCGGTGAACAGCGACAACGTTATAGCTCCTATCAGGATCCATATTATACCAAATAAACGTCCACAGATGGTTTTAGGCGTCTTATCACCGTACCTAATGAGAAAAAGGAACCAAATATCTTTGCGCTTTGAGGATAGTCAAGCCAGTATACGAagagggttgtccaatacacccaaaccgctaCGATTCGTCAAAGGCAGTTTGCGAATCGTTCTACCGGTTAATGCGTCTCGTTATATCGGAAATCTGATAAACCGTCTCTCATTAGATGGAAACTGGAAGTCAATTTGCAAATCACTTAggaaatatttcacaagtaaCTGTCAAGggttgttgaaaatgttgtcgaATTGAACGACTCGTCTAAGTTAAAGTCGACCCGTCACACCAgaagtcgatttgcaagacaaAATATATACTAGAAAATATTCCGAAAGGGGGTTGCAGATTTTGTCGAATCGTACGACTCGTCGCAGCTGATGTCGATCCGTCATACCGgaagtcgatttgcaagacacttaGAGAATATTCCGCGAGTAACTACGAAGGTGGGTTGGAGATGTTGTCGAATCgactcgaatcgaacgactcgtcacagTTGATGTCGAACCGTCATACTTCCGGTGTGTAAATCTAAATCAACTTACCCTACTGTTGTAAGTGATTCCACTGCCCACCAAAAGCCTTCTGGTGATCCTTTCGTGAACAAGGGTGAAAACTGAGACGAGTGTGAACGGTGTTCCTGTCATGAAAATCAGTACACTTCAAGCTTACTTAAGGCCCTGCTACAACGCGCAAAGTTTGCAGCAGTATTACTCTATCCGAAATTGTGGCATCTTGGAATAAAATGTCCTTATTTGATAGTTTGCGTCATTGCAACGGTCTTTTTTCacctacaaacaaacaaaccttaTTTGTAGATTCATGACTTGTGGGGCattacagttttctttttatttactgTCAGgtccttttttttagtttgggTTTCTATTTCGGTGAAGCGATAAGGTGTGCCTAACTAACTGTTTACTCAAAAATGGTGCTGTCGATTCCTACTTGAACTATTTTCATGCTAAAGCCGAAACAATTAAGTTTGAATCTAACCTTACGTAGAATTAAAACTGAAGAGCTTCAGAAGCTGAGTATAGATTGACGATGATAAGCCTTAACTCTTACCAAGAGCCAAATGATCACTCCAGATATCCCTGACAGCAATATGATATAAGCCAATATTGGCCATTGTGACGTAATGGAAGTAAATAACTGTTCCCGTGACTCTGCTTtgcactgctttaagttcacaATCATTGAACACCCGGATGATACAAATGCCCGGATGAGTGTCACACTGTCTAGAcccgtaagtttttgttttgcatccgACAGAAttggaaaaccaaaatcaaccgacccatttttaatcaatttcacTATCTCatcttgattttgaacaaatactGGTACCATTTTGCAAGCTATGGGGTCTGTTACTTCTCTACCAAAGCAAGTCATGTCCACAAACCATTTTAGGGTTAGATACATAAATCCTTGGTTAATACTTTGGTTCATAATGTAAGGAGGAAAATCTAGCaaggcaaatttgaatttgcatttcgtttctttatcttgttcctGACGGAGTTGACGCGTTCGGCGAACTTGACGATGTTGCCTGATTTCACGGGCTTTGCGCACTAATTCTGATTGATCGATTGAATCAAGTTGGAGCTTTTGGCTGCTGGCAAGCCATAAGTCGCAGCAAACCATTAAACATAGGACCAGTCTCAGAGTTGCAACATGCATCGTTAACACCGCCAAGATATGATATGGTTAGAAACCTCCCCTGAGGCTACCAGACTTCAAGTTGTGTTCAGATctaaccaaaaacaaacaacaaacaaacgaacaaaa from Pocillopora verrucosa isolate sample1 chromosome 2, ASM3666991v2, whole genome shotgun sequence includes the following:
- the LOC136279042 gene encoding uncharacterized protein — translated: MHVATLRLVLCLMVCCDLWLASSQKLQLDSIDQSELVRKAREIRQHRQVRRTRQLRQEQDKETKCKFKFALLDFPPYIMNQSINQGFMYLTLKWFVDMTCFGREVTDPIACKMVPVFVQNQDEIVKLIKNGSVDFGFPILSDAKQKLTGLDSVTLIRAFVSSGCSMIVNLKQCKAESREQLFTSITSQWPILAYIILLSGISGVIIWLLEHRSHSSQFSPLFTKGSPEGFWWAVESLTTVGYGDKTPKTICGRLFGIIWILIGAITLSLFTALMTNAIQASLDGTRCRDIGGKKVGVSNRNPETHVVAMELDADFVKFNNLDEMQESISQGTIGRVMVDRNTAFHFLDKSGLKRNRQIRMIRNINYPMEYYLAHVSHGVMASPNDTNDSDDEVLARKTQLSVCGESLKELSADIVAVAKDTAKEQPIPAELQETADFSDEMEGLFSTGSQMIKFILLALLGILTFLMIIGKLWEVYTNCKPTVRKKRKGLILSSRKMSMMQNFLDFKERLKDITSDLQKLKEEFEGAANDLSREYSRPKERSFSITMLDLNGKSKNAETIV